In the Pyrolobus fumarii 1A genome, one interval contains:
- a CDS encoding type II toxin-antitoxin system VapC family toxin, whose amino-acid sequence MARRYVDVNVFVYWLGGHPEYGQRALEWIREIEKAPNGAYITASLTVFELVVIMSRLTGARLGDTHLITTILEALGSLKGLKIVETLYSDYVEALNLMKTYKLDFEDAIHLAVAMRVNAKEIVSNDADFDNTPLKRVF is encoded by the coding sequence ATGGCTAGGAGATACGTAGATGTTAACGTGTTTGTCTACTGGCTTGGGGGCCACCCGGAATACGGCCAGAGGGCGCTAGAGTGGATACGGGAGATTGAGAAGGCTCCCAACGGGGCCTACATTACTGCTAGCCTTACGGTGTTCGAGCTTGTAGTGATAATGTCGAGGCTCACGGGCGCCAGGCTAGGCGACACGCACCTCATCACAACGATCCTGGAGGCCCTGGGTAGCCTCAAAGGCCTCAAGATAGTCGAGACGCTCTACAGTGACTACGTGGAGGCACTGAACCTCATGAAAACATACAAGCTAGACTTTGAAGATGCGATACACCTAGCAGTAGCCATGAGGGTTAATGCCAAAGAGATAGTCTCCAATGACGCAGACTTCGACAACACACCCCTGAAGAGGGTATTCTAG
- a CDS encoding PD-(D/E)XK nuclease family protein produces the protein MSNAINRDVLKRAILELLRSDWEFRRAVAAELGLLEILERLERLEERMAEHSRATLALQEQVAKLQEQVRMLQEQVFKLQEQVVKLQEQMAEHSKAIIRLESRIVELQRLVNIVAHRFGLVTEAGLKETMKTVIEEILGVGSVSKLTLRDEEGIVYGYPCEVDMDVVVRDTRHVIVEVKSRVDPGDVRIAALKAKLYEKFYRVKPRVLIVGGFISPKAYEAAAKLGVEIKPAVETEA, from the coding sequence TTGAGCAACGCTATTAACAGGGATGTGTTGAAGCGGGCTATCCTGGAGTTGTTGAGGAGCGACTGGGAGTTTCGCCGTGCTGTTGCAGCTGAGCTTGGGCTGCTGGAGATCCTGGAGAGGCTAGAGAGGCTCGAGGAGCGGATGGCTGAGCATAGTAGGGCGACCCTAGCCCTACAAGAGCAGGTCGCCAAGCTGCAAGAGCAGGTTAGAATGCTACAAGAGCAAGTCTTCAAGCTACAGGAACAAGTTGTCAAGCTACAGGAGCAGATGGCCGAGCATAGCAAGGCGATCATAAGACTCGAGTCGAGGATTGTGGAGCTGCAGAGGCTTGTGAATATAGTTGCGCATAGGTTTGGGCTTGTCACCGAGGCTGGGTTGAAGGAGACGATGAAGACCGTCATCGAGGAGATACTCGGGGTTGGTAGTGTCTCGAAGCTGACGTTGCGTGACGAGGAGGGGATAGTCTACGGCTACCCCTGCGAGGTAGACATGGACGTGGTTGTAAGGGATACACGGCACGTGATAGTAGAGGTGAAGTCGAGGGTCGACCCCGGCGACGTGAGGATAGCAGCGCTCAAAGCCAAGCTATACGAGAAGTTCTACCGTGTCAAACCCCGCGTACTCATAGTAGGCGGCTTCATATCACCCAAGGCCTACGAAGCAGCCGCGAAGCTAGGCGTGGAGATAAAGCCCGCAGTCGAGACCGAAGCCTAG
- a CDS encoding DUF433 domain-containing protein, giving the protein MVTTIRVIIAGDSGAVVVDELLKRIVVDPKIMAGKPVIRGTRSTVDMILELLAAGMKPEEMAEDYNISLEDVRAALLYAARVLGREEIMIETRA; this is encoded by the coding sequence ATGGTAACGACTATTAGGGTTATTATAGCGGGTGATAGTGGGGCGGTTGTAGTGGACGAGCTGCTCAAGAGAATAGTCGTCGACCCTAAGATCATGGCCGGGAAGCCCGTTATTAGGGGTACAAGGAGCACCGTTGACATGATACTTGAGCTGCTAGCCGCTGGCATGAAACCGGAGGAGATGGCTGAGGACTACAACATAAGCCTCGAGGATGTCCGGGCGGCGCTGCTCTATGCAGCCAGGGTCCTCGGTAGAGAGGAGATAATGATTGAGACGAGAGCTTAG
- a CDS encoding PD-(D/E)XK nuclease family protein — translation MPGRKSKARELQSMHRGLHYMASGTTGQGDLKRAILELLRSDWEFRRAVAAELGLLEILERLAKIEERMARIEERLLKVEERIEEHTRAIRALQEQVRSLQEQVKVLQEQVKALQEQMVKLQEQVLEHSKAIRALQEQVAKLEERIEEHSRVIRGLQEELRRFGDRLAALGSRWGLYAEEAVRESLRRFLHEYFGVAQVGKWEYFDREGVVFGYPTLIEVDVVVKDDTHYLVEVKSSVSVADVKVFNEKCKLYQKVVKPPKTKKIIVTCYADDRAREAAKALDVEIITR, via the coding sequence ATGCCAGGTAGAAAGAGTAAAGCGAGAGAATTGCAAAGTATGCATCGTGGGTTGCACTACATGGCGTCGGGTACAACGGGCCAGGGGGACTTGAAGCGTGCTATCCTGGAGTTGTTGCGCAGCGACTGGGAGTTTCGCCGTGCTGTTGCTGCTGAGCTAGGACTCCTAGAGATCCTGGAGAGGCTCGCGAAGATCGAGGAGAGGATGGCCAGGATCGAAGAGAGACTGTTGAAAGTCGAGGAGAGGATAGAGGAGCATACCAGGGCTATAAGGGCGCTACAAGAGCAGGTTAGGTCGCTTCAGGAGCAGGTTAAGGTTCTACAAGAGCAGGTCAAAGCACTTCAAGAGCAGATGGTGAAGCTCCAGGAGCAGGTGCTAGAGCACAGCAAGGCTATCAGGGCGCTACAAGAGCAGGTCGCCAAGCTCGAGGAGAGGATCGAGGAGCATAGCAGGGTGATTAGGGGTCTCCAAGAGGAGCTTAGGAGGTTTGGGGATCGCCTCGCGGCGCTGGGCTCAAGGTGGGGGCTGTACGCGGAGGAGGCTGTCCGGGAGAGTCTGCGCAGGTTCCTCCATGAGTACTTCGGCGTGGCCCAGGTGGGGAAATGGGAGTATTTCGATAGGGAGGGTGTAGTCTTCGGATACCCGACTCTAATCGAGGTAGACGTTGTGGTCAAGGACGATACGCATTACCTCGTGGAGGTGAAGTCTAGCGTCAGCGTAGCCGACGTCAAAGTCTTCAACGAGAAGTGCAAGCTTTACCAGAAGGTCGTGAAGCCGCCAAAGACAAAGAAGATCATCGTAACGTGCTACGCCGACGATAGGGCCCGCGAGGCAGCCAAAGCACTAGACGTGGAGATAATCACGAGATGA
- a CDS encoding AbrB/MazE/SpoVT family DNA-binding domain-containing protein, giving the protein MTLEARVRVSKKYTIYLPKALAEAVGVREGSYVRLRVEGSRIILEPEPDPFTYALRGPKYAETTFEEFERESEEMQRELLKEA; this is encoded by the coding sequence TTGACCCTCGAGGCTAGGGTAAGGGTGTCGAAGAAATACACGATATATCTGCCGAAGGCGCTTGCCGAGGCTGTTGGGGTGCGTGAGGGCAGCTATGTGAGGTTGCGTGTCGAGGGCTCGAGGATAATACTCGAGCCAGAGCCTGATCCGTTCACCTACGCTCTCCGCGGCCCCAAGTACGCCGAGACAACGTTCGAGGAGTTTGAGAGGGAGTCGGAGGAGATGCAGCGTGAGCTCCTCAAAGAAGCTTAG
- a CDS encoding AbrB/MazE/SpoVT family DNA-binding domain-containing protein gives MEVVCRVDGKGRILIPKEVREKLGIRSLVKLRVEKDRLILIPVNDPLEELTANVVKGTSDVAREIRGLRRVAEREALREVEGRWS, from the coding sequence GTGGAGGTGGTATGCAGGGTGGATGGGAAGGGTAGGATCCTCATACCTAAGGAGGTTAGGGAGAAGCTTGGGATCAGGAGCCTGGTCAAGCTTAGGGTGGAGAAGGATAGGCTCATACTGATCCCCGTCAACGACCCCCTGGAGGAGCTGACGGCTAACGTCGTGAAAGGGACTAGTGACGTGGCTCGCGAGATACGCGGTCTTAGGAGGGTTGCCGAGAGGGAGGCGCTTCGAGAGGTGGAGGGCAGGTGGTCATAG
- a CDS encoding AbrB/MazE/SpoVT family DNA-binding domain-containing protein, giving the protein MSTSRLGGLLASGGIIVRVDSKGRVTIPLEVRRRLGLREGSMLRVIIDEGSKRIMLEPVEQGTAERFYGVFRVRRWPRDLDGVVADAVYGAWLGDT; this is encoded by the coding sequence TTGTCCACCTCTCGCCTTGGTGGGCTGTTGGCATCTGGTGGGATTATTGTCCGGGTGGACTCCAAGGGTAGGGTTACGATCCCCCTTGAGGTTAGGAGGAGGCTCGGGCTGAGAGAAGGGTCTATGCTCCGCGTCATTATCGACGAGGGCTCAAAGAGGATTATGTTGGAGCCCGTGGAGCAAGGTACCGCTGAGAGATTCTACGGTGTTTTCCGCGTCAGGCGCTGGCCTCGTGACCTGGACGGGGTTGTTGCTGACGCGGTGTACGGGGCATGGCTAGGAGATACGTAG
- a CDS encoding toxin-antitoxin system TumE family protein, translating to MRIKLSDRVAYVTSKLRELGFTNITLISYKPGLSGFDGYYKLRAVKRQCKVFVSELIIQGRVTKYSYTLLYNDEVVLRYDNAPHYHNIMTFPHHKHEYEQVKPLHDHSIDAFIEEIRNWVKQCQLGTG from the coding sequence ATGAGGATAAAGCTTAGTGATAGAGTAGCTTATGTCACAAGCAAGCTACGGGAACTAGGATTTACCAACATAACCCTTATATCGTATAAACCCGGATTATCGGGTTTCGACGGCTACTATAAGTTAAGAGCGGTAAAACGTCAATGCAAGGTTTTCGTATCGGAACTCATCATCCAAGGACGGGTAACTAAGTATTCGTATACACTACTTTATAACGATGAGGTTGTTTTAAGATACGATAATGCACCTCATTATCACAATATTATGACCTTCCCACACCACAAGCATGAATACGAACAGGTAAAACCTCTCCATGACCACTCAATAGATGCGTTTATTGAGGAGATAAGGAACTGGGTGAAGCAGTGCCAGCTTGGAACCGGATAG
- a CDS encoding type II toxin-antitoxin system VapC family toxin gives MWSCKLLLDTNIIIALIGRDKGVRQSLASFIHFMVKRKGCSVCYHEVSLREIRVVRGPSVEARATTVLAELGVSRCGPPESSLRSMAGRYARSVKRLGLNDVLIALAARENTAILVTGDYSLASFYASIARPVCRIGQRGHEKSVAVKPFIYIPLPALTGECEWS, from the coding sequence ATGTGGAGCTGTAAGCTTCTACTCGACACGAACATCATAATAGCATTGATTGGGCGCGATAAGGGTGTTCGTCAAAGCCTCGCCTCGTTCATCCACTTTATGGTGAAGAGGAAAGGGTGTAGCGTCTGCTACCATGAGGTCTCGCTTCGAGAGATACGGGTTGTTAGGGGACCCTCGGTCGAGGCGCGTGCAACAACAGTGCTTGCGGAGCTTGGGGTGTCAAGGTGCGGGCCGCCAGAGTCCTCGCTGCGGAGTATGGCGGGGAGATACGCTAGGAGTGTGAAGAGGCTTGGCTTGAACGACGTTTTGATAGCGCTAGCGGCGAGGGAGAATACGGCGATACTGGTCACTGGTGATTACAGCCTGGCGTCCTTCTACGCCTCGATAGCAAGGCCTGTGTGTAGAATCGGACAGCGCGGCCACGAGAAGAGTGTCGCTGTGAAACCCTTCATATACATCCCTCTACCCGCGTTAACCGGGGAGTGTGAGTGGAGCTAG
- a CDS encoding cation transporter, whose product MVRRLAVRKILVASGALRAAYTVALVSLLLSLVGLVLYLREPSDVILMEAFVWLIEAMSFGSLAVAFRVAASRTVAYRARYEILRLESLAVLVASIIAVMVTLAVAARNAVAPHPEPTPAPLAAYPLASAAASYVLERFMLRSLRRVNLDIVAVRMIAEKLRLDMAFELGGGAAILLANTAATPLPEQIAALAMGAYVTHGLLGMAREAATHLIGIVPRRDHQSIAAKVKATLRKTTRYTRIRKLRVESYGTFREVEVWLEAPPTMTLEEAYQEAQRIARRLIHEIPELLRALVLLVPATQKENRQPPTQRTARSAARKKPAAQLATRRAPRTPSVSHN is encoded by the coding sequence GTGGTGAGGAGGCTGGCGGTGAGAAAGATACTGGTCGCGTCTGGCGCCCTAAGGGCAGCCTACACCGTCGCCCTCGTGTCGCTCTTGTTGTCGCTGGTGGGGCTCGTGCTCTACCTGCGTGAGCCATCCGATGTAATCCTGATGGAGGCGTTCGTGTGGCTAATAGAGGCCATGAGCTTCGGTAGCCTAGCGGTCGCTTTCCGCGTCGCCGCGTCGCGCACAGTGGCGTACAGGGCGCGGTACGAGATACTGCGCTTGGAGTCCCTAGCCGTGCTAGTAGCCTCCATAATCGCCGTGATGGTCACGCTGGCCGTGGCTGCCCGCAACGCTGTGGCGCCACACCCGGAGCCAACCCCCGCGCCCCTAGCCGCATACCCCCTGGCGAGCGCCGCAGCCAGCTACGTGCTCGAGAGGTTCATGCTGCGCAGCCTACGCCGCGTGAACCTCGACATAGTAGCCGTGAGGATGATAGCCGAGAAGCTCAGGCTCGACATGGCCTTCGAGCTGGGAGGCGGCGCAGCCATACTACTCGCGAATACCGCCGCAACACCACTACCCGAGCAGATAGCCGCCCTAGCCATGGGAGCCTACGTGACCCACGGCCTGCTAGGCATGGCGAGAGAGGCGGCGACACACCTCATAGGCATAGTCCCCCGCAGAGACCACCAGAGCATAGCAGCCAAGGTGAAAGCAACACTACGGAAAACCACACGCTACACCAGGATACGAAAGCTACGCGTAGAGAGCTACGGCACATTCCGCGAGGTAGAAGTCTGGCTAGAGGCGCCACCCACAATGACACTAGAAGAGGCCTACCAGGAGGCACAGAGAATAGCAAGGAGACTAATCCACGAGATACCAGAGCTCCTACGCGCCCTCGTACTCCTAGTACCAGCAACACAAAAAGAAAACAGACAACCACCCACACAGAGAACAGCAAGAAGCGCAGCAAGAAAGAAGCCAGCAGCACAACTAGCAACGAGAAGAGCACCAAGAACACCATCAGTAAGCCACAACTAG
- a CDS encoding type II toxin-antitoxin system VapC family toxin — protein sequence MVIVETDFIVAVSSASDARHDEAVRILRRNAGKLKLSPYTLIELDLLVKSGRLIVNLPAYYESLSKLLEFYGISLVEPNPVHLAIAWELRRKYTLTHFDSLHAAVAIAAGEPLASYDEIYRRVKELKYIHPSSLA from the coding sequence GTGGTCATAGTCGAAACCGACTTTATAGTAGCTGTCTCGTCCGCGAGCGACGCGCGACACGACGAGGCTGTGAGGATACTGCGGAGGAACGCTGGCAAGCTGAAACTCTCGCCATACACGCTGATAGAGCTCGACCTGCTAGTCAAATCCGGCAGGCTGATCGTCAACCTCCCAGCCTACTATGAGAGCCTCTCGAAACTCCTAGAGTTCTACGGCATAAGCCTGGTAGAGCCAAACCCCGTGCACCTCGCGATAGCCTGGGAGCTTCGAAGGAAATACACCCTCACACACTTCGACTCTCTACATGCAGCAGTAGCCATAGCGGCTGGCGAACCCCTAGCAAGCTACGACGAGATCTACAGGAGGGTTAAAGAGCTGAAATACATCCACCCATCGAGCCTAGCATAG
- a CDS encoding AAA family ATPase, translating to MNSEYRTPRALINEILEWCNVTKMNESSRYALCKLLYSAIQSDKIAFISVVQEYLGLLAGSPEGRVYVSTGDVRHWVDSLRYGRSFGLVPWACGVKREDIGRLDRRGGPHWSNLYYAVANQFISVDNVVEVIPPLNLYNVREHGIIGLGVVVAAEVNPYKKLWSREACPPGSDEPCYSLRWYTLPLMLSVDDEMLQRNRIRVIGVIGEVSRKGRRNCAQSLGEDAGKLVNVLLENLENGTLRDYVELAYNYLRESLVSAVGGAHETDRGLIPNSKVEHVLSPWESILGDLGSVVKRITERLLSSGVYIDRNLVEVFVALVAHSNVLLVGPPGTGKTLLASILADVVNARLVPLTGHAGLTRVDLIGGPVLHGGNVAWRSGVLLRALYYVARGERVLLLLDEVNRMDVDKVFGEFFTIFSSPSPRGWNLRVVCNAICDEAMSYADLDEPAKLVCKSCMDREEFEDKVRSGLRVVATMNTVDFATVFNVGEAFGRRFFKIRVLPSIDENVIRREVEVAANYARSTFDVDVDEEVVRSLVSLLKHLRKDASSSDFVTPLPVGPAMVAGVMEAAAPIAVANGSRTIRMEHVCRALDTLVPVNALLDREWMEKWTGAVWNSCRAKMST from the coding sequence ATGAATAGTGAATATAGAACGCCGCGTGCATTAATTAACGAAATACTCGAATGGTGTAATGTTACAAAAATGAATGAATCGAGTAGGTATGCACTCTGTAAGCTCCTCTACTCGGCAATACAAAGCGATAAGATTGCATTCATATCAGTTGTACAAGAGTATTTAGGGTTGCTGGCTGGTAGTCCAGAGGGTCGTGTGTATGTCTCCACTGGTGACGTGCGCCACTGGGTCGACAGCCTGCGGTATGGCAGATCTTTTGGTCTTGTACCTTGGGCTTGTGGTGTAAAACGTGAAGACATTGGGAGGCTTGATAGGCGCGGGGGTCCACACTGGAGTAACTTGTACTATGCCGTTGCGAATCAGTTCATAAGCGTTGACAATGTTGTTGAGGTGATCCCACCGCTCAACTTGTATAACGTGAGAGAGCATGGTATTATCGGCCTGGGTGTTGTCGTAGCCGCGGAAGTCAATCCTTACAAGAAGTTATGGAGTCGTGAGGCTTGCCCGCCGGGCTCTGACGAGCCTTGCTACTCGCTTAGGTGGTATACTCTTCCGTTAATGCTTAGCGTGGATGATGAGATGTTACAACGGAATAGGATACGCGTTATTGGAGTGATAGGCGAGGTTTCTAGGAAGGGTAGGAGGAACTGTGCACAGAGCCTTGGCGAAGATGCTGGCAAGCTAGTTAACGTGCTATTGGAGAATCTTGAGAATGGCACCCTACGAGACTATGTTGAGCTTGCGTATAACTATCTCCGTGAATCCCTAGTATCTGCAGTTGGCGGTGCACACGAGACAGACCGCGGTCTAATCCCAAACAGCAAAGTGGAGCATGTACTGTCCCCTTGGGAGTCTATACTAGGTGACCTTGGTAGTGTTGTTAAGAGGATAACTGAGCGTCTCTTATCTTCCGGTGTCTATATCGATAGAAACCTCGTGGAGGTGTTTGTTGCGCTCGTTGCACACTCTAACGTGTTACTAGTTGGCCCGCCTGGTACAGGTAAGACGTTACTTGCAAGCATACTAGCCGATGTCGTCAACGCGAGACTCGTCCCGCTAACAGGACATGCTGGTTTAACACGAGTAGACCTGATTGGAGGCCCTGTGCTGCATGGTGGTAACGTAGCTTGGCGCTCCGGAGTGCTGTTGCGTGCATTGTACTATGTTGCTAGGGGTGAGCGTGTTCTCCTCCTCCTCGACGAGGTTAACCGGATGGATGTTGACAAAGTGTTTGGCGAGTTCTTCACGATATTCTCGTCGCCTAGCCCGCGTGGCTGGAACCTAAGGGTTGTCTGCAACGCTATATGTGACGAGGCAATGAGCTATGCGGATCTCGATGAGCCTGCTAAGCTTGTATGTAAGTCCTGTATGGACAGGGAGGAGTTCGAGGACAAGGTTAGGAGTGGTCTTAGAGTTGTTGCGACTATGAATACCGTGGATTTCGCCACTGTGTTTAATGTTGGTGAAGCATTTGGCAGGAGATTCTTCAAGATTAGAGTACTTCCCTCTATCGACGAGAATGTTATACGCAGGGAGGTTGAGGTAGCCGCTAACTATGCACGTAGCACATTCGATGTTGACGTTGATGAGGAAGTTGTTCGTAGTTTAGTGTCGCTCTTGAAGCATTTACGTAAAGACGCGAGTAGCAGCGACTTTGTGACGCCGCTACCCGTGGGGCCAGCTATGGTCGCTGGGGTCATGGAGGCAGCGGCTCCAATAGCTGTTGCTAATGGCTCAAGAACTATCAGGATGGAGCATGTCTGTCGTGCTCTGGACACACTCGTACCGGTAAATGCGCTTCTCGACAGGGAGTGGATGGAAAAGTGGACAGGGGCGGTGTGGAACTCTTGCAGGGCGAAAATGAGCACTTAG